tggtgtccatatctgcttttcagctctgtccaaaggtcaagaggatcttcaatagtgaggtactggttcttgagactctcagtaAGGTGATGGCGTATATGCATAATCGCCTTATACTTTTGCTTTTCAGAACATCCAAAGTCTTCCTCAATGCACTCGCATAATTCCTTTGATTTCAGATGGATCTTAGTATCCAAAGCCCATTGCAAGTAGTTGTCCCCAGAAACATTAAGGGCAgcataggagaggttgttgagcTTAGCCATCTGCACAATACATAAATTGACAAccgatcattagcatgcggtatttaagaccgaaccatgcaatcaCTTaataggccatgcggtatttgagaccgaaccatgccctCAAATTAAAcataggtcatgcggtatttgagactgAACCATGCCTTGCCTTTACTTATAATTTTCGTGGCTTTGGTATgcatgaaaaacaaacaaacctagATAGACACTAGCATGTAACAATTTCCCTTTTATTAagtatttcctttttcttaggTTGAATTTTCTATTCTAATTAGGAAAagtttttaggaaatattttctaggTTTTAGGATAATTACTAAGATTGTTTTGGAAGTTATCCTAATAATTTCAAGCAGTCCCTAAATAACAACTCCAAAAAGCAAATAACGATACACACTCAAAGATTAACAAATTAGTTATTTTCGgaagtaaaaacaatatataaaaaaaagagataaacttttaattatagaaaatagttgttttttttctgcggtaatacactaatgtatatctatttacaaatctactatctacatcaccactaaaagtgtatttgtacacacaaatatattttacagttaaaatatattctttagtctttactattaccaacaaattgtctttatgaactcattaaataatatattatatgtctctttctATTAACATTTGTGTAGTTACAAAAATGcatatgttaatcttacatactcctatcttatatattacaatagcagtcttttgaataaattatttgattggtgaaaaaaatatgagacagtctatttttttatgttttttttttcaacaatatttttctttgtgtaaaggtgagtatttacattttttaagaaacagtaattaattgtataattttcacaatcatttttttcttatattaaaagtaatattttttcttgtaaaattagcaacttaaaattaaaataagtaaacaatgttataatttcgaattttatgatatatatatatatatactagcaattgatccgcgctacgcgcgaGAGTTAGATGAAAGTGTATTTCGAGTTTTtgtgtatattaatttttggttatgtaaattcatttttatgtctgtttttgtatttgatttgggtgcttatattgtttgttggatactttttaaaaaaataggtttTTCCAGTAAGTATAATTAGTGTGCTgtttacttttcaaaatttgagatcATCTTCTGtgtttttctaatgtttttttcaataataatgatgagaagttaacattgtgtactgaaaattgttgttttcctgtagttgttagttgtgattaatttattattatttttcattttgtcatTCTCTAGCATTTGGTCCGGGAGTTTGATTAGGGtgtaatatgtgtttttttggtggatatcttttaatgtgttttgttattttctctttatatattgGTTGCtatatttttggtgtttttttttttttgaaaaaatggtgatttttggtgtttgttggttttgaaaaaatggtgattttggttttcttgctttcttcatcttctgtgTTTTACTATgtacttttacatttttattttatattagttatgtttattttaaaatttggttttgtttttcagttattTAAATTGCATATTTGTAGTGtctgatattatttatttctaaaagtATTTGTTAAGTTAGTGGTAAAAAATTTGAGGAAGGGTATTGACTCCCTCTATCTTCATACTCCATTTTagctataaaaaaacaaaaaaaaactaaaacaattcaacaattttatttacataGAGAGATCAAGTCGAGTTTGGTTACATAGAGATGATTCAACAACCACATTTATCTAGAGAGATAGATCAGATTGGTTTCGAACGGACTAAAGATTTTcaaatgatatattgatatataattttttttttttaaataaatggtTGATTTACAAAACAGTTATAAAAAAGTGGAAGTGCAATATACTTTTGTTTCATCACTGATCATCGTCTTGGAGATGAGAAGACTCTTCTTGTACACAGCCATATCAAAACCTTCAGAAGCtcttatgttttttggtttcagtCCATAGTATCCTTGCAAGGAGTTCATGGCTGGAGACACCTTCTTTTCTGAAGGCTTCAATTTCAAAGACTGGAAGGAGTCAAATAATACGTCTTGGTTGTTGCCATTGCTTGATGACGATAAAGCTTGCTCCGAACACCCCTCACGGCAAGAAGAATTCATGGGAATAATTACTTTGATATGTGGATGTCTTTTAATGCAAATNNNNNNNNNNNNNNNNNNNNNNNNNNNNNNNNNNNNNNNNNNNNNNNNNNNNNNNNNNNNTCAGATAGAGAACTTTTGGCTATGAACTAACTAACCTGTGGTAAGACGCTTTTCTTGCCCGCCGGATATGCCTCTTCTCATTGCATTTCCAACCAATATTTCTGCACAAAATATCAAAGTCCGAGGATATGAAGATTCCATACAAGATATAATTAAGTAGGTAATCAAGTcctaaagaaaaaagataagaattTAATCAACCCCAGCCACTACAAAAGTTAAACTCCACATTAAATTCTTCAGTATACTCACTAAGAAAACATGCTTCAAAGAGTTCCATAAAGACGAAGTGCCTTCCCTTCAACGACCTCACATTCTGCTTCCACGCCTAAATGCTCATACCTCACCTCTGTGCTCAGGAACTCCACACCGACCCTGCAGGTTTTTTAAGCTCAAGTCTCATACTTTCAAGAAGCAGATTCACAATCATATACATATCACCTGTCCATCcttcttctgattttgttgAGCAGCTTGAGATTGTCATTCTAATTGTGTTTGATGAGCTTCTCAATCATCAGATGACGTTCCATGGCTTTAAGCTTGGNNNNNNNNNNNNNNNNNNNNNNNNNNNNNNNNNNNNNNNNNNNNNNNNNNNNNNNNNNNNNNNNNNNNNNNNNNNNNNNNNNNNNNNNNNNNNNNNNNNNNNNNNNNNNNNNNNNNNNNNNNNNNNNNNNNNNNNNNNNNNNNNNNNNNNNNNNNNNNNNNNNNNNNNNNNNNNNNNNNNNNNNNNNNNNNNNNNNNNNNNNNNNNNNNNNNNNNNNNNNNNNNNNNNNNNNNNNNNNNNNNNNNNNNNNNNNNNNNNNNNNNNNNNNNNNNNNNNNNNNNNNNNNNNNNNNNNNNNNNNNNNNNNNNNNNNNNNNNNNNNNNNNNNNNNNNNNNNNNNNNNNNNNNNNNNNNNNNNNNNNNNNNNNNNNNNNNNNNNNNNNNNNNNNNNNNNNNNNNNNNNNNNNNNNNNNNNNNNNNNNNNNNNNNNNNNNNNNNNNNNNNNNNNNNNNNNNNNNNNNNNNNNNNNNNNNNNNNNNNNNNNNNNNNNNNNNNNNNNNNNNNNNNNNNNNNNNNNNNNNNNNNNNNNNNNNNNNNNNNNNNNNNNNNNNNNNNNNNNNNNNNNNNNNNNNNNNNNNNNNNNNNNNNNNNNNNNNNNNNNNNNNNNNNNNNNNNNNNNNNNNNNNNNNNNNNNNNNNNNNNNNNNNNNNNNNNNNNNNNNNNNNNNNNNNNNNNNNNNNNNNNNNNNNNNNNNNNNNNNNNNNNNNNNNNNNNNNNNNNNNNNNNNNNNNNNNNNNNNNNNNNNNNNNNNNNNNNNNNNNNNNNNNNNNNNNNNNNNNNNNNNNNNNNNNNNNNNNNNNNNTAGAGATCCTTTTTGTGACGATGGTGGAACTGATATAAATCAACATGGAGGAAACCCAAAGTCGGAATCTGGCAAGAGATTGGTTTATATAACAGAAGAACTTACGACAATTTAAGGAAGAAGTAGTGGACTGTCCATTAAATCAGAGGACATGGAAGAACATAATTAACAGTTACAAACGAAACCGTAGCAATTGTGATGGAAGACATGGAAGGATAAGTGAAAGTGTAGAGGACTGGAAGACTTCAATTCGCATCAGATGGTGAAACGGCATGGATCGTGAGTTAAGGAGAAGAGCAACCGGTGGAGATGGAGCGTCGTCAACAGCGCGAAGGAGAGACATTCATAGGTTTAATCAATAAGATAGAGAAATGGCTAGGCTTGATTTAATTCTGCAAAACTTTGGGCTAAGTCCAATccgaaaaacccaaaattttaagaagaaatGCTGACGTGGCAGCACCAGAAGTGAGAAAAagccaactttatatatatagatatatatataatttccttataatgatttttctaaattttaaagctgtttaaatattttaaataaaattagattttcttttttctattttacttttatataaaaactttttatggtatattttgaatttttacatttttatttttttataattttaataaatttaaaattgacatgtgtcaatatctgaatgatacaattgacacatgtcacgatcttgttaatgagtaattttgatatcaaactttatataataagattcagATATAAAGAggaaattatttattataataaactgtttttttttatttcattgcaTTTATATGTAAAACAAGATACAAGTCCAATAACTTAAAGATAATAAATGCAAAGCTAGAATCGTCCATCTTGAAAGAAAGGATATATAAGTAATTTTTACTACTTTTGGCAACAACATTTGAAAGAACATGGAATACAAAGAGAACCACATTGTCCACTTCTAAATCCAGCTTTAATACAGTAGTTCATACATTCATCCCCTCCGTAACACCGAGTATCGCAATGGTCAATTGAGAAATTCTTGATCCCTGCATATATACAAGTCCACATATATATTGAcataatcaatataaaataggtgtaactctttttataaaacatatccAAATAATACCCCATTCggttcaaaatataggatgttttgagCAAAAACACGTATATTAAGAAATgtttactttaaaaaagttcaaccaggTATAAACAAGAATGCattttataaagtattaaactaatctaaaagttgcataaaaacttgaaaaaatcctatattatgaaacaaaataacttctctaaaatatcatatattatgaaatggaggAAGTGTAATTTTAAGGAAATTTTTTAATGCAtgtctatataaatatatatgtatatagaaacatagaaacaataaaataaaagcattgtcattacctatatatatatatatatatatatatatatatatatatatatcttttgaaatGATCACtactattttcaaaataaccAAATCAAACTTTAAATATACCTGAAGCCAAAACGTCATTGTTAGACAACGAAACTGCAAGTATTATTACAAGGAAACAAGTCACCAAAGTTTTAGTACTACACATAGTAATTTcttatataaactatattgaGCAATTCAAATGATTTCTTTCTTGGATTTTAGAGATAAGTTCTATTGAgtgacaaaaaggaaaaagagatagGTTCTATTTATATAACTTTTAGTCTTCGATATTTTGTATTAtcattaattgatttttctttcttgtcatttttttttttttggcaaaagatcttttacatttatgactatgtaaatatttacatttaatgATCATAAGGAGAACTTAAAATTTGACATTT
The Camelina sativa cultivar DH55 chromosome 15, Cs, whole genome shotgun sequence DNA segment above includes these coding regions:
- the LOC104746715 gene encoding defensin-like protein 46, whose product is MCSTKTLVTCFLVIILAVSLSNNDVLASGIKNFSIDHCDTRCYGGDECMNYCIKAGFRSGQCGSLCIPCSFKCCCQK